Genomic DNA from Halobaculum sp. CBA1158:
GCTGTGCCGGCCGCGGCGGGAGCGGCTTCTCGCCCGGGCGCGAGTCCGACACGGAGTGGCCACTCCCCGGGCGCGGGCCCCGCGCCCGGAACTACGCCCGCGAAGCGGTCGCGCCCCGGACGCCCCCGGGCGAGCGCTGGCGCGCGTCGACGCCGCAGTCGGTCGGTCGACCGGTCGTCGCCGCCGACACGGCGTTCGTGCCGGCGAAGGACGCCGTGTACGCGCTCCGCCTGCGCGACGGCGAGGAGCGCTGGCGCGGGTCGATCGCCCCCTACGGCGTCGCGGTCGCCGACGGCGTCGCGTACGCCACCGGCCGCGGCGAGGGCGTCGTGACCGCGCGCGAGGTCGACTCGGGCGAGGAACGCTGGCGCGTCGAGACTCCCGGCGACTTCGCGACCGCCCCGCTTCCCGCGCCGACCGGCGACGCCGTGATCGTCGGCGACACCGAGGGACGAGTCGCCGCCCTGGAGCCGCGGACCGGCGAGACCCGCTGGTCGTTCGAGGCGTTCACGGGCGTCTACTCGCTGGCCGCCCGCGACGACCGCGTGTACGTCGGCACCACGGGTGGCGAGGCGTACGAACTGCACGTGGTCGAGGCCGACGACGACGCCGACGGCGACGACGACGTTCGGAGCGTCCCCCTGTGGCGACGGAAGCTCCCCGGGACGGTCCGCGCGCTGTCCGCGTCCCGGCAGTCGGTGTTCGCGGCCACTTTCGGCGGGGGCGTGTTCCGGTTGGCGACCGGCCCGGCGGCGGGTCGGACCGAGTGGCGCGCGCCCGACGCGCCGACCGTCTCGGGCGCGCTCGTGCGTGCGGGCGGCCTCGTAGTCGCCGCGGGGTCCGACGGCGTGGCCGCGCTCCGCGCCGGCGACGGCGACGGGCGCTGGCGGGTGCCGGGCGACCCCACCGCTGCCGCGTCGCCGGCGGTCGCCGCCGGCGACACGCTGTACGCCGGGATCGGCGGGTCGATCAGGGCGTACGCCCTCGGGGGCGGGATCGGCGTCGGACCCTACCGCGCCGACGCCGAGCGCTGGCGACGCGACGTGCCGGCCCGGGGGATCGCGGTCGCCGACGGCGCGCTCGTCGTCGTCGCCGACGACCTCGACGGCGACCCGGGCGTCGTCGTGCTGGAGTGAGCGACGCGTCGGTCGCCCGCCCGACGGTCGGCCGGCTCCCGACCCCGCTTCGGTCAGACCTCGGGGTGTCCCTCGACGATCGCGACGCCGGAGGACGCGCCGATCCGGACCGCTCCCGCCGAGAGCATCGCGATCGCCTCGTCGTAGCTCCCCACGCCGCCGCTGGCTTTCACGGGGAGGTACTCGCTCATCAGTTCCACGTCGGCGACTGTCGCGCCTCCCTCGGCGAAGCCCGTGGAGGTCTTGACCATCGCGGCGTCGGCGTCGCGGGCGGCCGCACACGCCGCGTGCTTCTGCTCCTCGGACAGCAGCGCCGTCTCGATGATCACCTTCACCGGAACGGGAACGGCGGCGACGACCTCCGCGATCTCCTCGCACACGGCGTCCGTCTCGCCGGCCTTCAGTCGCCCGACGTTGATCACGAGATCGAGTTCGTCGGCCCCCTCGCGCCAGGCGTCTTCGGCTTCGGCGTGCTTGGCCGACGGGGCGTGTTGCCCGTGCGGGAAGCCGATCACGGTCGCGGTCGTCACATCGGGGGCGTACTCGACGGCCTCGGCGACGTAACACGGCGGGATACAGGCGTTCATGCCGAGGTCGGCCGCCTCGTCGAGGACCCGTTTCACGTCCGCGAACGTCGTCTCCGGCCCCAACACCGTGTGGTCGATCGTCGCCGCGAACTCGGCAGCCGAGAGCGACTCGGGATCGGCGATCTCACGCGGTGTCGGGGCGTCGCGGGCGTCACGGTCGTCGCGAGCCTCCGGGGCGTCGCGGGCGTCGCCGTCGGGGTCGTCGGTCATACTCGGACGGACGCCCCGACGGACGGAAAAGCTACCGAGTGGCGTCGCCGCCTGCCGGCCGTCACCCCCGTTCGCTGCGCGCGATCGCCAGGTACGCCGCCGGAACGGCGACGGCCGACGTCGCGAGTCCGATCACCAACGGGAGCGTCCCCGTCGGATCGGGGGCGACGACGAACGCGAACGCCATGGTGAACGGAGCGACGCCGAGGGCGATCAGCGCGCGGAGGGCTCGATTCACGGTCGGCGGTCTCACGGCTCCGAGGTAGTTCTTCTGCACCGTTCCCACGCCGACTCGATCTCGTTCCCACAACGCTTTCACTCGGCGGGCCGCCCGCACGAGCATGTACCCGTCCGCGTCGGCGTCCGCCTCCGCGCTCGCGCTGCCGTCGCCGTTCCCGCCTATCGCCTCGGTTCCCGGCCAACTCCTGCCGGCCGGGTTCGGCCTGCCGCCGCTGCCGTACCTCCTGGCGCTCGCGATCACGCTCGCGGCCGTCGGTCTCGCTCTCCGGCGGGCCGACCCCGACTTCGGCGAGCGCCACGTGCTCGCGCTGGTCCCGTGGATGTGCGTCGGTGCCGCCGGCCACGTCCTGTTCGGCCTCGGCGCGCTTCCGGCCGCCGTCATGCCGCTGTTCGGCACGCCGAGCGCGTACCTCACGACCGCGGCGGCCGCCGGCGCGGTGTGGCTCGCGGCCCGATCGACCGACGGCGACGACGCTCTCGCGCTCGGGATCGCCGGCGGGCTCGCGCTCGTTCCGGCGATCGCAGGCGTCGTCGGCTACGGGCTCTCGAACGGGACCCTCTCCCCGGCGCTCCCGACGGCGGGGCTCGTCGGCGGTGCCGCCCTCGGCGTCGGAACCGGTGCGCTGTTGTACCGCCTTCGCGAGTCGGCTCGGATCGCCGGCCGCGTGGGACTGCTCGCGGTCGCCGCCCACGCCGTCGACGGCGTCACGACGGCCGTGGGGATCGACCTGCTCGGCTTCGGCGAGCGCACGCCCGCCTCCCGGCTGATCATCGAGTTCGCGGCTGGACTCCCGACGGCGGAGGCGCTGGGTGCCGGTTGGCTGTTCGTGCTGGTGAAGCTCGCGGTCGCGTGCCTCGTCGTCGTCGCGGTCGCGCCGACGGTGCGCGAGGAACCGCGCTACGGCCACGCGCTGCTCGCGCTCGTGACGGCCGTCGGGCTGGGCCCCGGCGTCCACAACGCCCTGCTGTTCGCGGTCGAGACCGTGTGAGGGGCGCGGTCGGAGCGAGCGACACAGCACCCGAAGCTCCTTGTCGACAGGTCGCCTGCACCCGCCGTGGTCACCGTCAGGGAAGCGACCGCCGCCGACGCCGCCGCAGTCTGTCGGGTCCACGAGGCGTCGATCCGGGGTCTCGGTCCCGAGGGATACGACGAACGGCAGGTCGAGGCGTGGGCCGGCGACCGGTCGCCCGCCGACTACGACCACCTCGGCGACGCCGGGGCACGGTACGACACGGTCGCCCTCGTCGACACCGGCGGAGAGACGGACGGCGAGAGGGAGACGCACACCCAGGGGGAGGCGGACGGCGAGGGAAAGGCAGACTCACCGGGTCGCGTCGTCGGCTTCGGTACCCTCGTTCCCGACAGTCGCGACTACCTCGACGACGACGCCGGCGTGGACCCCGCGGGCGCGGTCGAGGCGGTGTACGTCCACCCGGACCACGCCGGCGCAGGCGTCGGATCGCTGCTGCTTTCGGATCTCGAACGCGAGGCACGCGACCGTGGCCTCGCGTCGCTGGGGATGCACGCCTCGCTGAACGCGGTCGGCTTCTACGAGCGCCACGGCTACGAGCGAGTCCGCGAGGTCGCCCACGAGTTCGGGGGCGACGACTGCGGCGTGACCGGGACGGTGGTCGAGCTGTGGAGACGGCTCGACCCCGTGTGAGCACGGATCCGCCGGCCGGCTACCCGATCACTCCGAGGTCGCGATCGAGGTCTGCATCCCCTCGGAGTTGAACGCCGAGCCGGACCCGCCCTCGTCGAGCACGATGACGCCCGCCGAGGAGCCGGTCAGCTCGCCGAACTCTTCGATCGCGCGGTCGGCCGCCGCCTGCGCGTCCAGTCCGTCCTCCAGGTGGCGGACGGCCCGTCGCGTCAGCGTCGCCCGCGCGATGTCCTCGCCGGCCCCCGTCGCGCTCGCGCCGCCGGCGGGCGCACAGAAGAAGCCCGAGCCGATCTGGGGCACGTCGCCGACGCGACCCGCCAGCGCGAACGTGCGCCCGCCGGTGGAGGTGCAGGCGGCGAAGGAGTCGTCCGTCGGGTCGTGGGCGACCGCGCCGACCGTGTCGTGCCCCCCGAAGCGGTCCTCGATCCACTCGAGGTGCTCGCGCGCGCCGGCGTCGACCGCCGGCGGCTCCGCGTCCTCGTACGCCTCGCGCGTCTCGTCGGTCAACAGGTCGCGCTCCGCGTCGACGTCGAAGTCGTCGGCCAGGTCGACCGCGTGAACGCCCGAGACGAACACGTGAGGCGTCTCCTCCATGACGACGCGGGCGACGCTCGCGGCGTTGGCCACGCCCGGCATCGACGCGACCGCGCCCGCGTCGCGCTCGTCGGTCATGACTCCCGCGTCCGTGCGGACGACGCCGTCAGACTGCACAGCGCCGCCGTAGCCGGCGTTGAACCGCGGCGACTCCTCGAGCACCTCGACGGCCGAGACGACGGCGTCGACGACGCCGGACGCGCCGGTGCCGGCCTCGGCCGCCTCGTCGAGGGTCGCCTGTCTGGGCTCCGGTTCCTCGGGGACGCCGCCCGCGCCGCCGTGGCAGATGACTCGCACGGGCACAGCGGCGGCACCGGTCGACATGAATCCACGGAATGCGGTCGGCGGACGCCGGGGGTGTCGGGGACGCCGGGGACACGGCCGGCGATCAGTCGTCGGGTGACGGCTCGCCCCCTGGGTCGCCGTCGCGGGCGCGGTCTCGCGTCGCGTCGCCGCCGGCGTCAGGCGGCGACGGCGGCGTCGATTGCGACCTCACCTCCTCGGGCTGCGGCCGCCGGATGCGTCCCGAGACGACGAGGTAGTCCCGGACGAACACAGCCAGCGACGGCGCGACGACGACGGCAGCGAGCGCGGCGACGGCCCCCGGCGGGAGTACGGGCGCGAGCGCGACGGCGATGAACGCCATCTGGAGCCCCGCGAGGGGTCGGCGAACCCGGCTGTCGGGCAGATCGAACACGGAGCGGTCGCGCCGGCGACGACGCCACCGACCCAGTTTGAACAGGTACCGGGCCGCCGACAGCGCGAGGTACCAGACGGGGATACGACCCCACGCGACGCCCACCAACGGCGCGACGAGGAACCCCAGCGTGTCGAACCCCATGTCCAGTTTCTCGCCCAGCGGCGTCACCCGACCCGGGCCGCGGGCGACCGCGCCGTCGAGCAGGTCCAGCGCGGCCCCAGCGCCGTACAGCGCGGCCGGGGCCCACGCCCACGCGCCGGGCAGGGGCCCCGTGAGGAGGAACCCCGCGACGCCTGCGAACAGCCACCCGCGGACGAGCGTCACCGCGTTGGCGACGCCCAGCCCCCCCGCGAGGCTCCCCGCACCCGACGGTTCCCCGGGCGAGCGGTTCGGCCGTCGCCGTCGAAGCAGGAACGCGCACTCCCACCCGAACACGACCGTCGCGGGGGCCGCCCACGCCAGCGCGACCCCGGCCCCGACGCCGACGAGGAGCGCGGCCGCGCCCCCCGCGAGCGCGCTCGCGGACCCGGCGAGCACGGCGAGCGCGACCGGGCCCGGACGGACGAGCGACCGAGCGACAGCGAGCGCGTCGCCGTCGTCGATGTCGCTACCGCAGTCGATGTCGCTACCGCAGTCGGCATCGCCGCCGTCGTCGCCGTCGACTCCCGCGTCGGTCATCGCTCGAACTCCGGGTCCGCGAGCCCGTCCAGGCGGGCCCGCCGGGCGTCGGTCAGTTCGACCCGCGCGGCCGCGAGGTTCTCGACGACGTGCTCGCGGTCTGTGCTCGCGGGGATCGGGACGACGCCGTCGGCGACGTTCCACGCCAGCACGGCCGCCGCGGGAGAGACGCCGGCCTCGTCGGCGACCTCGCTGACGACCGGGTCGTCGAGCAGCCCCGGTGCGGACAACGGTGAGTGGGCAATCACCCGGATTCCCCGCTCGTGACACCACGAGACGAGGTCCTCGCGCGGCGTGTACGGGTGGCGCTCCACCTGGACGACCGCGGGGGCGATCCCCGTCTCCGCGACGAGTTCGGCCAGCCGGTCGCGGCCGACGTTGCAGATGCCGATCGTCCGCGTCAGGCCCTCCTCGCGGAGGGCGGCGAGGTCGCGCCACGTGTCAGCGAGGTCGCGGTCGGCCGTCGCGCGCTCGCCGTCGTCGTCGGTCGGGAAGGTCAGCGCCTCTCGTTCATCGATCGGCCGCTCCGCGAGCCGCCGGAGGGGCTCGGTGTACGCCCACGCGTCGGGCCAATGCAGGGCGTAGCAGTCGAAGGAGTCGATCCCCAGCTCCGACAGCGACCCCTCGCAGGCCTCCCTGATGCGGCCGTGGTTCGTGTTCCACGCCTTCCCGAGCACAAACAGCCCCTCGCGGTCCGGCGTGCCGGGCGACGCGAGCAGGTCGCCGATCCGCGACTCGTTGCCGTACAGCTCCGCCGAGTCGAGCAGGCGATAGCCCGCGTCGAGTGCGGTCGCGATCGAGTCGATCCGGTCGACGTACTCGTCGCCGCGATACCGGGAACAGCCGAGGCCGACCGGCGGGAGGCGAACCGCGGCCGAGCGCGAGCGCGCGCCGCCGAGACGGCCCTCTGCGCCCGCCAGCGGACGCACCGGCGGCGGGCCGCGATCGGAGCGACGGAGCGACGCGGTCGCGACGCCGTCGCCGCCGCGGTCGGCGTCGCCACCGGCGTCGGTGGCGGGGCCGGCGTCGGCCCCGCCGCCGACGCCGGCCACCGGACGACCGGTCCCATCCGGGTCCGTCGCCTCGGCTTCGATCGCCGCACAGACGGCGACGACGTGGGCGGCCCGTCGGGCCGAATCGCGGGGGCGGTCCCCGCGGGCGAGCGCCCGGGCGAGCCGGTCGGGGCCGTCGAGGTGCGAGCGTTCGCGTCGCGGGCGCGGGTGCGGCGCGGACACGGACTCGCGGTCGCCGCCGCGGACCCGGACGGCGTCGCGGTCGGCGGCCATCGCGCCCGCGTCGTCGAGATAGAGGGTTCCGTCGTCGCCGTGGAGCTCCAGCGAGTAGAACTCCCGGCTCCGGTGGTCCGCGTAGAGGCTCGCCCGCAGGGAGACGACCGGCCCCGTGCCCGCGTCCGCCCCGGGCGCGTCCCCGCCGGCACCAGCGCCGGCGAACTCGACGGTCGCCTCGACGTGCGGCGGGGCGTCCGGGGTCGCGCCCTCGCGTTCGGGCCACGCGCCGACGGCGTCGGCCGCGCGGACCCGTTCGACGGGACCGAACCAGTCGACGAGCACCGAGAGGGGGTACACCGCGCCGTCGAACAGCGGCCCGACGGAGAGGAACGAGTCCGGGCGGTCGTGCCACTCGGTGACGCGGCCGACGTGAGCGGTCGCGTACGCCAGTCGCACGTCGCCGAGGCGACCGTCGTCGAGGAGGGTTCGCGCGTGGCGCTGGGCGTCGCACTCGGGCGCGATGGGGGCACAGCCGAGCGCCAGGTCGCGGTCGCGGGCGAGGTCGAGAAGACCGGCCGCCTCCGCGGGATCCAGCGCCAGCGGCTTCTCCGAGAACACGTGGCGGTCGGCGCTGAGGCAGGCCCGGGTCACCGCCGCGTGCGCCGCGTGGCCGGTGAGGTTGACGACGAGCGGGGCGTCCTCCGCTGCGAGCATGGCGTCGAGGTCGGCGTAGATCGCGGGGCCGCCGGAATCCGTCGCGGCGTCTCCGACCTCGGCGGCCAGCGACGCCGCCCGACCGCGCTCGAGGTCACAGACCGCCGACGGCGACAGCGACGACTCGGGAAGCCCGGCGGCGTACTTCCGGGCGACTGCACCCGCACCGACGAACAGACAGTCCACGATCCGTCAACGGCCCCCACGACCAAATAATTGGAGGCCGGATCGCCGCGCCGTCGGTCGAACGCCGCGGGAGACGGAGAACGGCAGGCTTTTTCGCTCGCCGTCGGAAGTCGGCGGTAGCCTATGAGCTACGACATCGCCGACCGCCCCGAGGAGGGCGAGGTCATCACCCTCGCCGACGAGGAGACGGGCGAACTCGACGTCCCCGCGAACCCGATAATCCCGATCATCCACGGCGACGGCATCGGCACCGACGTGGGCCCCGCGGCCCAGAAGGTGCTCGACGCCGCCGCCGAGGCCACGGGCCGCTCCATCGCCTGGATGCGCGTATACGCCGGCGAGTCCGCCCGCGAGAAGTACGACGAGAACCTCCCCGACGAGACCGTCGAGGCGTTCCGCGAGTTCCGCGTCGGCATCAAGGGCCCGCTGACGACCCCCGTCGGGTCCGGCTTCCGCTCGCTCAACGTCGCGCTGCGCAAGACGCTCGACCTGTACGCGAACGTCCGACCGACCTATCACCTCGACGGCGTTCCGTCGCCCGTGAAGAACCCCGAGGAGATGGACATGATCACGTTCCGGGAGAACACCGAGGACGTGTACGCCGGCATCGAGTGGGAGGCCGGCACCGACGAGGTCGAGGAGGTCCGCGAGTTCGTCGAGGAGGACATGGGCTTCGACTCGACCATCCACGACGGCCCCGTCGGCATCGGCATCAAGCCCATCACCGAGTTCGGCTCCAAGCGCCTCATCCGCGAGGCCATCGACTACGCGGTCGCCAACGGCCGCGACTCGGTCACGCTCGTCCACAAGGGGAACATCATGAAGTTCACCGAGGCCGCCTTCCGCGACTGGGGCTACGAGGTCGCCGAGGAGGAGTACGGCGAGGACGTTATCACCGAGGACGAGCTGTGGGACGAGCACGACGGCGAGCAGCCCGAGGGCACGGTCGTGGTCAACGACCGCATCGCCGACAACATGCTCCAGCAGCTCCTCACGCGGACCGACCAGTACGACGTCATCGCGACGATGAACCTCAACGGTGACTACATGTCCGACGCCGCCGGCGCGCAGATCGGCGGCCTCGGCATCGCCCCCGGCGTCAACTACGGCGAGGGCAAGGCGCTGGCCGAGCCGGTCCACGGCTCCGCGCCCAAGTACGCCGGGCAGGACAAGGTCAACCCCACCGCGATGATCCTCTCGGGCCGCGAGATGCTCGATTACCTCGGCTGGAGCGACGCCGCGGACCTCGTCCGCGACGCCGTCGAGCAGCAGATCAGCGAGGGTCGCGTCACCTACGACCTCGAGCGCCAGCGCGAGGGCGCGACGAAACTCGCCACCTCCGAGTTCGCCGAGGAGGTCGTCGAGCGCATCCACGACCTCGCGTAAGCGGTCGTCGACGCGGCGGCTTCGGTCGCCGCACCCGCTCTCGAATTTCCAGTTTCTTCACTCGCCGCGAAACGCCGACAGCCGGGCGTCGCGGTCATCAGCGCGCCGCGATCACCAGCGCGTCGCGACCATCAGCGTGCCGCCGTCGGACGCTCCGGGCGAGGTGGCGGCGTTCGTTCCGCTCACAGGAGGTCGTCGACCAGCCGCCGCATCGTTGCGAGGTCGTACTGCCCCGGTGCGGTCGCGTCGGCGGGGTCGACGGGCGCGTAGCCGATCAGCGAGCCGTACACCGGCGCGACTGCCCGGGTGTGGCTCCCCGCCTCGCCCATCGCCATCGTCGCCACCCGGTCGCCGCGGTTGGTCGCGCGGTGGGTCGCCGACAGCAACGCCAGCGCGTCCTCCCGAGTGCGGGCGGTGACGGCCAGCTTCCCCACGTCGCCGGCGGCGGCTGCCGCGCGCAGGAGCCCGTCAAGCGCCGCCGGCGCGGGCGTGCCGTCGAAGTCGTGGACGGACGCGACGACCGCGGCGTCGGCGGCGCGAGCGCGCTCGACCAACTCGGTCGGAGTCACCTCGTTGGTGCCCGTCGGTCGCCCGCGGAGGGTCGCAAGCTCCACGTCGACGGCGGCGACCGCGTCGTGATCGACGGCCTCGGCGAGGGCGTCCAGCCGGCCGTACGGCGCGGTGTCGCCGCCCTCCCAGCGCGGGCGATTCGTCACGAGCAGCGGAAGCTCGCCGTCGTAGGCCGAAAGCGCCGCGAGCGGCTCGTCGGCCAGGTCCATCCGGAACTCCAGGCAGTCGGCGTGTTCGCGGGCCGCCGGCTCCTCGGCGAGGTCGGCGGTCGCGGCCGCGAGCGAGAACGAGCCAAAGATCATAGCCCGCATTCCGACTTCCTGCGTTAAAATCTCTCGGAGGTGGTTCTCAGAATTTGTTTTCAAGTGGCCTGTCACGAGATCGCATCCGTCGGCTCACTGCCCGCACGAATCGACAACGTATTCACCATCGGCTGCCGGGAGATCTTCAGCTTCGAACAGGGAGCCGATGTGGTATCTCCGCTCCGTGTCATCGTTCATGGAGAACGTCGGGGGGAGTCTGGCTCGAACTTCGAGGCGACCGACCGGGAACGTGAGAGCGTTGCAGGCGATGTCTCAATAAATACCCATCGGAGAGCCACCTACTACCAAATATAAAATGAAGTGTTTGGGTTAATACCCAAAATAAGAAATCAATCCGAGCTGGGATCGCCCGACGCTACCAGTTCGGTGGTCGTACCCTCATCGTCCTGCCACACGTGAAGCAATCGATAGAATCGAACCGGTTCCGTGAACTCTAATTCCACACGATAGGAAATTTCAGCCTGTTCACACTGTGCACACTCCTCTCCGCTCGGGGTTGTACTGACTTCGAGAATAACATATCCTTCCCTGCCACGAGTCGTGAACGGGCGGACGGTTAGGTTGTCACAGCTCTTCTCGGCGGGAACGGTACCCTCGATACGTGCTCGTGTTTGTCCATCGTTCCATCGAGTGAAGGCTTCACTCACACTCTCTCGGTTCCGCTGTGTACACCCACGTGGTAGGATGGAAACGCTCTGGTCTGAAACCTCGACGTACTTATCGTCGGATTCCGTCGGGGAGAGTCTGCCACAGCCAGCAACCAGCGATGCCAGCGCGCACCCAGCGGAAGTAAGAAGGGTTCGACGGTGGGTCATGGAGAGAAGATACGCTCGATAGATCGATAAATTTGCCTATCTAAGACAGCAGCAAACCACATTCGTCGCGATCATGATACCGCGTTCGACACGGAGCGAGAACGATCTGTTGTGAGACTCGCCACTATCTCGTGAGTGTTCGCGTGTCACCACTACCGTTCGACCTACAGCGCCATGCGAAACGCCGATCCCGACGGTAGTGACCGTACCACTCTGCCCGGCACTGACCACGTCGTTTTTGTCTATCGATCAGCGATTCGACAGCGCTACCGATAGCCAATTCTCGTCCCGTCGTACTCCACAACCGCGAAGACGGGCACGGCGCCGGAACTACGCGACGAGGCCGTCCTCGGCCTCCAGCAGCTCGTGATAGCGGTTGCGGATGGTGACCTCGGAGATGTCGGCGACCTCCGAGACCGCCGCCTGCGTCGTCTTCTCGTTGGTGAGCAGCGCGGCGGC
This window encodes:
- a CDS encoding PQQ-binding-like beta-propeller repeat protein — translated: MPSRRRLLATLAAAAGAGGLAGCAGRGGSGFSPGRESDTEWPLPGRGPRARNYAREAVAPRTPPGERWRASTPQSVGRPVVAADTAFVPAKDAVYALRLRDGEERWRGSIAPYGVAVADGVAYATGRGEGVVTAREVDSGEERWRVETPGDFATAPLPAPTGDAVIVGDTEGRVAALEPRTGETRWSFEAFTGVYSLAARDDRVYVGTTGGEAYELHVVEADDDADGDDDVRSVPLWRRKLPGTVRALSASRQSVFAATFGGGVFRLATGPAAGRTEWRAPDAPTVSGALVRAGGLVVAAGSDGVAALRAGDGDGRWRVPGDPTAAASPAVAAGDTLYAGIGGSIRAYALGGGIGVGPYRADAERWRRDVPARGIAVADGALVVVADDLDGDPGVVVLE
- the deoC gene encoding deoxyribose-phosphate aldolase, yielding MTDDPDGDARDAPEARDDRDARDAPTPREIADPESLSAAEFAATIDHTVLGPETTFADVKRVLDEAADLGMNACIPPCYVAEAVEYAPDVTTATVIGFPHGQHAPSAKHAEAEDAWREGADELDLVINVGRLKAGETDAVCEEIAEVVAAVPVPVKVIIETALLSEEQKHAACAAARDADAAMVKTSTGFAEGGATVADVELMSEYLPVKASGGVGSYDEAIAMLSAGAVRIGASSGVAIVEGHPEV
- a CDS encoding DUF63 family protein; the protein is MYPSASASASALALPSPFPPIASVPGQLLPAGFGLPPLPYLLALAITLAAVGLALRRADPDFGERHVLALVPWMCVGAAGHVLFGLGALPAAVMPLFGTPSAYLTTAAAAGAVWLAARSTDGDDALALGIAGGLALVPAIAGVVGYGLSNGTLSPALPTAGLVGGAALGVGTGALLYRLRESARIAGRVGLLAVAAHAVDGVTTAVGIDLLGFGERTPASRLIIEFAAGLPTAEALGAGWLFVLVKLAVACLVVVAVAPTVREEPRYGHALLALVTAVGLGPGVHNALLFAVETV
- a CDS encoding GNAT family N-acetyltransferase, with the protein product MVTVREATAADAAAVCRVHEASIRGLGPEGYDERQVEAWAGDRSPADYDHLGDAGARYDTVALVDTGGETDGERETHTQGEADGEGKADSPGRVVGFGTLVPDSRDYLDDDAGVDPAGAVEAVYVHPDHAGAGVGSLLLSDLEREARDRGLASLGMHASLNAVGFYERHGYERVREVAHEFGGDDCGVTGTVVELWRRLDPV
- a CDS encoding isoaspartyl peptidase/L-asparaginase is translated as MRVICHGGAGGVPEEPEPRQATLDEAAEAGTGASGVVDAVVSAVEVLEESPRFNAGYGGAVQSDGVVRTDAGVMTDERDAGAVASMPGVANAASVARVVMEETPHVFVSGVHAVDLADDFDVDAERDLLTDETREAYEDAEPPAVDAGAREHLEWIEDRFGGHDTVGAVAHDPTDDSFAACTSTGGRTFALAGRVGDVPQIGSGFFCAPAGGASATGAGEDIARATLTRRAVRHLEDGLDAQAAADRAIEEFGELTGSSAGVIVLDEGGSGSAFNSEGMQTSIATSE
- a CDS encoding CDP-alcohol phosphatidyltransferase family protein → MTDAGVDGDDGGDADCGSDIDCGSDIDDGDALAVARSLVRPGPVALAVLAGSASALAGGAAALLVGVGAGVALAWAAPATVVFGWECAFLLRRRRPNRSPGEPSGAGSLAGGLGVANAVTLVRGWLFAGVAGFLLTGPLPGAWAWAPAALYGAGAALDLLDGAVARGPGRVTPLGEKLDMGFDTLGFLVAPLVGVAWGRIPVWYLALSAARYLFKLGRWRRRRRDRSVFDLPDSRVRRPLAGLQMAFIAVALAPVLPPGAVAALAAVVVAPSLAVFVRDYLVVSGRIRRPQPEEVRSQSTPPSPPDAGGDATRDRARDGDPGGEPSPDD
- a CDS encoding aldo/keto reductase → MDCLFVGAGAVARKYAAGLPESSLSPSAVCDLERGRAASLAAEVGDAATDSGGPAIYADLDAMLAAEDAPLVVNLTGHAAHAAVTRACLSADRHVFSEKPLALDPAEAAGLLDLARDRDLALGCAPIAPECDAQRHARTLLDDGRLGDVRLAYATAHVGRVTEWHDRPDSFLSVGPLFDGAVYPLSVLVDWFGPVERVRAADAVGAWPEREGATPDAPPHVEATVEFAGAGAGGDAPGADAGTGPVVSLRASLYADHRSREFYSLELHGDDGTLYLDDAGAMAADRDAVRVRGGDRESVSAPHPRPRRERSHLDGPDRLARALARGDRPRDSARRAAHVVAVCAAIEAEATDPDGTGRPVAGVGGGADAGPATDAGGDADRGGDGVATASLRRSDRGPPPVRPLAGAEGRLGGARSRSAAVRLPPVGLGCSRYRGDEYVDRIDSIATALDAGYRLLDSAELYGNESRIGDLLASPGTPDREGLFVLGKAWNTNHGRIREACEGSLSELGIDSFDCYALHWPDAWAYTEPLRRLAERPIDEREALTFPTDDDGERATADRDLADTWRDLAALREEGLTRTIGICNVGRDRLAELVAETGIAPAVVQVERHPYTPREDLVSWCHERGIRVIAHSPLSAPGLLDDPVVSEVADEAGVSPAAAVLAWNVADGVVPIPASTDREHVVENLAAARVELTDARRARLDGLADPEFER
- the icd gene encoding isocitrate dehydrogenase (NADP(+)); this encodes MSYDIADRPEEGEVITLADEETGELDVPANPIIPIIHGDGIGTDVGPAAQKVLDAAAEATGRSIAWMRVYAGESAREKYDENLPDETVEAFREFRVGIKGPLTTPVGSGFRSLNVALRKTLDLYANVRPTYHLDGVPSPVKNPEEMDMITFRENTEDVYAGIEWEAGTDEVEEVREFVEEDMGFDSTIHDGPVGIGIKPITEFGSKRLIREAIDYAVANGRDSVTLVHKGNIMKFTEAAFRDWGYEVAEEEYGEDVITEDELWDEHDGEQPEGTVVVNDRIADNMLQQLLTRTDQYDVIATMNLNGDYMSDAAGAQIGGLGIAPGVNYGEGKALAEPVHGSAPKYAGQDKVNPTAMILSGREMLDYLGWSDAADLVRDAVEQQISEGRVTYDLERQREGATKLATSEFAEEVVERIHDLA
- a CDS encoding type I 3-dehydroquinate dehydratase; the protein is MFGSFSLAAATADLAEEPAAREHADCLEFRMDLADEPLAALSAYDGELPLLVTNRPRWEGGDTAPYGRLDALAEAVDHDAVAAVDVELATLRGRPTGTNEVTPTELVERARAADAAVVASVHDFDGTPAPAALDGLLRAAAAAGDVGKLAVTARTREDALALLSATHRATNRGDRVATMAMGEAGSHTRAVAPVYGSLIGYAPVDPADATAPGQYDLATMRRLVDDLL